Proteins from one Desmodus rotundus isolate HL8 chromosome 9, HLdesRot8A.1, whole genome shotgun sequence genomic window:
- the FEM1A gene encoding protein fem-1 homolog A, which translates to MDLRTAVYNAARDGKLQLLQKLLSGRSQEELDELTGEVAGEGTPLLIAARYGHLDVVEYLVDRCGASVEAGGSVHFDGETIEGAPPLWAASAAGHLDVVQSLLRRGASVNRTTRTNSTPLRAACFDGHLEVVRYLVGEHQADLEVANRHGHTCLMISCYKGHREIARYLLEQGAQVNRRSAKGNTALHDCAESGSLEILQLLLGCNARMERDGYGMTPLLAASVTGHTNIVEYLIQEQPAGKEVQSGLAQKGLSTSPGCVMPQGASCCSSSPEEPLGSESYESCCPTSREAAVEALELLGATYVDKKRDLLGALKHWRRAMELRHQGGAYLPKPEPPQLVLAYDYSREVNTAEELEALITDPDEMRMQALLIRERILGPSHPDTSYYIRYRGAVYADSGDFERCIRLWKYALDMQQNNLEPLSPMTASSFLSFAELFSYVLQDRTAKGSQGTQIGFADLMGVLCKGVREVERALQLPKEPGDSVQFTKTLAIILHLLYLLEKVECTPDQEHLKHQTVYRLLKCAPRGKNGFTPLHMAVDKDTTNVGRYPVGRFPSLQVVKVLLDCGADPDSRDFDNNTPLHIAAHNNCPGIMNALIEAGAHMDATNAFKKTAYELLDEKLLAKSTIQPFNYVTLQCLAARALDKNKIPYKGFIPEELEAFIELH; encoded by the coding sequence ATGGACCTCCGCACCGCCGTGTACAACGCCGCCCGCGACGGCAAGCTTCAGCTGCTTCAAAAGCTGCTCAGCGGCCGGTCCCAGGAGGAGCTGGATGAGCTGACAGGCGAGGTGGCCGGCGAGGGGACGCCGCTGCTCATTGCCGCCCGCTACGGCCACCTGGACGTAGTCGAGTACCTGGTGGACCGGTGCGGCGCGAGCGTGGAGGCGGGCGGCTCGGTGCACTTCGATGGCGAGACCATCGAGGGCGCGCCGCCTCTGTGGGCCGCCTCAGCCGCCGGCCACCTGGACGTGGTGCAGAGCCTGCTGCGCCGCGGGGCCTCAGTGAACCGCACCACGCGCACCAACTCCACGCCCCTGCGCGCCGCTTGCTTCGATGGACACCTGGAAGTAGTGCGCTACCTGGTGGGTGAGCACCAAGCAGACCTGGAGGTGGCCAACCGGCATGGACACACATGCCTCATGATCTCCTGTTACAAGGGCCATCGTGAGATCGCCCGCTACCTGCTGGAGCAGGGTGCCCAGGTGAACCGGCGCAGCGCCAAGGGTAACACGGCCCTGCACGACTGTGCCGAGTCCGGCAGCCTGGAGATCCTGCAGCTGCTGCTTGGGTGCAATGCCCGCATGGAACGCGATGGCTATGGCATGACTCCGTTGCTGGCAGCCAGCGTGACTGGCCATACCAACATCGTGGAGTACCTTATCCAGGAGCAGCCTGCTGGGAAGGAAGTGCAGTCAGGGCTGGCCCAAAAAGGCCTTTCCACCAGTCCGGGATGCGTGATGCCCCAGGGGGCCAGCTGTTGCAGTTCCTCCCCAGAGGAACCACTTGGCAGTGAATCTTATGAGAGCTGCTGCCCTACCAGCCGGGAAGCTGCTGTGGAAGCCTTGGAATTGCTGGGAGCTACGTATGTGGATAAGAAGCGTGATCTGCTTGGGGCCTTGAAACATTGGAGACGGGCTATGGAGTTACGTCACCAGGGGGGCGCATATCTGCCCAAACCAGAGCCCCCGCAGCTGGTCTTGGCCTATGACTATTCCAGGGAGGTAAACACTGCCGAGGAGTTGGAAGCACTGATTACCGACCCGGACGAGATGCGCATGCAGGCCCTGTTGATCCGAGAGCGCATCCTTGGTCCCTCTCACCCAGACACTTCCTATTATATCCGTTACAGGGGCGCGGTATATGCCGACTCAGGCGATTTTGAGCGCTGTATCCGCTTGTGGAAATATGCCCTAGACATGCAACAGAACAACCTGGAGCCTCTGAGCCCCATGACCGCCAGCAGCTTCCTGTCCTTCGCTGAACTCTTCTCTTACGTGCTTCAGGACCGCACAGCCAAGGGCAGCCAGGGCACACAAATCGGCTTTGCAGACCTCATGGGGGTGCTCTGCAAAGGGGTCCGGGAAGTGGAAAGAGCCCTGCAACTGCCCAAGGAGCCTGGAGACTCAGTCCAGTTCACCAAGACCCTGGCCATCATCCTCCACCTACTCTATCTGTTGGAGAAAGTGGAATGCACACCAGACCAGGAACATCTGAAGCATCAGACCGTCTACCGGCTGCTGAAGTGTGCCCCCCGGGGCAAGAATGGCTTCACCCCTTTGCACATGGCTGTGGACAAGGACACCACGAATGTAGGCCGATACCCAGTGGGCAGATTCCCCTCCCTCCAGGTGGTCAAGGTACTGCTGGACTGCGGGGCTGACCCAGACAGTCGGGACTTTGACAACAACACCCCACTGCACATAGCAGCCCACAACAATTGCCCGGGTATCATGAACGCCCTGATAGAAGCAGGGGCCCACATGGATGCCACCAATGCCTTCAAGAAAACGGCCTACGAGCTGCTGGATGAGAAGCTGCTGGCTAAGAGCACCATTCAGCCCTTCAACTATGTAACCCTGCAGTGCCTTGCAGCCCGTGCCCTGGACAAGAATAAAATCCCCTACAAGGGCTTCATCCCCGAGGAGCTGGAGGCGTTCATTGAGCTGCACTAA